In a single window of the Amycolatopsis sp. cg5 genome:
- a CDS encoding serine/threonine-protein kinase, whose protein sequence is MSTEGSVVGERYRLDQPIGRGRAGIVWLALDLRLHRTVAMKRLLIPSGLTPEQAAQAREQAFLEGRNAAKIEHKCAITVHDVFHEDEDVWIVMEYIPSRSMAQFLAEHGRLTPEQAAGLGIQLGSTLATLHAANIIHRTLEPGTVLLADDGGVKLTDIGITGGGPTPAYRSPEVARGLPATPASDVFSLGATLYTAVEGVPPFGENGQGGPPSIDNAGSLSGALGKMLRQDPVTRPTMNDTVRALNAISHGDTKTAFVPPTAPAMPTMPVAPATPPPGTAVPAPTAIQHPGTPHQAFQQRPAAPPQPPKPASAKPKWLIPAVAVVVAILVGVLIVELFFV, encoded by the coding sequence GTGAGTACCGAAGGTTCTGTCGTCGGCGAGCGTTATCGCCTTGACCAGCCGATCGGGCGTGGCCGCGCGGGCATCGTGTGGCTGGCGCTCGACCTGCGGCTGCATCGCACGGTCGCGATGAAACGCCTCCTGATCCCGTCCGGCCTGACGCCGGAACAGGCGGCGCAGGCGCGCGAGCAGGCGTTCCTCGAAGGCCGCAACGCCGCCAAGATCGAGCACAAGTGCGCGATCACGGTGCACGACGTCTTCCACGAGGACGAAGACGTGTGGATCGTGATGGAGTACATCCCGTCGCGCAGCATGGCGCAGTTCCTGGCCGAGCACGGCAGGCTCACTCCCGAGCAGGCCGCCGGGCTGGGCATCCAGCTCGGCTCGACGCTGGCGACGCTGCACGCGGCGAACATCATCCACCGCACGCTCGAGCCGGGCACGGTGCTGCTCGCGGACGACGGCGGCGTCAAGCTCACCGACATCGGCATCACCGGTGGCGGGCCGACCCCCGCGTACCGCTCGCCCGAGGTGGCGCGTGGCCTGCCCGCGACGCCTGCTTCGGACGTGTTCTCGCTGGGCGCGACGCTGTACACGGCCGTCGAAGGCGTGCCGCCGTTCGGTGAGAACGGCCAGGGCGGGCCGCCGTCGATCGACAACGCCGGGTCGTTGTCCGGTGCGCTGGGCAAGATGCTGCGGCAGGACCCGGTCACCCGGCCGACGATGAACGACACCGTCCGCGCGCTCAACGCGATCAGCCACGGCGACACCAAGACCGCGTTCGTGCCGCCGACGGCGCCCGCGATGCCGACCATGCCCGTCGCGCCTGCTACGCCCCCGCCGGGCACCGCGGTGCCCGCGCCGACGGCGATCCAGCATCCGGGCACACCGCACCAGGCGTTCCAGCAGCGGCCCGCCGCGCCACCACAGCCGCCGAAACCAGCCTCGGCGAAGCCGAAGTGGCTGATCCCGGCGG